The following DNA comes from Mya arenaria isolate MELC-2E11 chromosome 11, ASM2691426v1.
TCATCAGAAAAATACGTTACATACCTGTAATATTACCATGAGAATGTATTTGTGCATTATAATGCCAGTTACAAAACCATTGACTTTTATTTGCAATCAATTATTGACAGTATACCTGCATGTATATAAACGCTTTGTTGTCCACCAATGTTGCCATGAATTATATAATTCTGCTGAATACTGGTATCTTCCTGTAAAATGCTGCAGTAATTTCGCTATCAATTCTTTATTCTGtgcaactcattttaccattaTACTGTATTTATAGATCTCATACTGTTATCATGTAACAAGTACTATTGCAAAATAAACTACAAATATTCAGATGGGTTTTTTATGTGATATTGGGGGATGAATATAACTTGTCCTTGGTGATGTGATGATACTTTATAATTGATTTGCTCTTTTACAAACATTGatataatacaaattgaatTACTCTCAACGTCACCAACTTCCTTAACTTCATGAGCAAAAGATACCTTCTATTTGTTCTACAAACAATGGTATAATACATATTGAATTACTCTGAAAGACACCAACTTACTTAATTACTTGAGCAAAAGTACTCAGTGAGGTTAAGACCTTCATTTGTGGACATATTGGTTTGTGAACACTGGAGCCAAATTTTCTACCTAACCTATGATACTTAAGACGGATTTTCTCTTGGTTGATTATGAGTTATGAGATCAACAAGTACTGTAGGTCACGTGGTCGCAGGTTTGGAAAAGCTCAATAACacattaaaacttaaattttctAGCAAATACTGCAATTCTCAttaaaacttggtcaggatgtttgtctcTTTAAATTCAACATTGAAGGTCAAGTTCGATCATGGATCACCacatgtcagaatgtttgttaGAAGTCCAGGTAATACTTGGTATTTTCTACTGTCTGTTCCAGAAAAAATTACAATATCAGAAACTGGGGTGAACGTGAGCAATATGGGGTCTTCATTGACCTCTTGTTTACGCAATTTTACGATGACGAACAAGCTGATTATCAAGTACCTAGTTTGGTTTAATGTAAGGACATCAAGACCATACTTATCGTCACCGGAATAGGACTTCAAAACACATCTTCTACAgaacaacacatttaattgaacactataaatcaacatattaatGCAATAATTCGCCCGCCATGTTAATAATTAAGTCATGATGCGCAGAGACCTTGAAACCACGGTGGTTTAATTAAACCTGCCGGATTTCGGAAGGACATTTCTTATCAGTTGTTAAATGGCGATGTACAGACGAACACAAAAAATTAAAGGTCTGCACAAATGTTGAAGCTGAATTGCATGCACTAATCATACGTGAGTGCATAGCTTCCACGTAAAACATTTCATGCACACTTGGTCGTGCAAGGCAAACATAAATGTAAATCTATCTCTCCCACACGCGTTTTCACCGAGGGCGACGCGTCTTGACCGGTAGATGTTGATGGAAATGGTGAGAAAAGAATCGGCCACAAAACGCCCTCCCCTGTGTGTCATCTGCCAGACCCTTCATGTCCATGGGTGTGGTAGTAAACACACAATCATGCTTGTTCGAAGGCTGTCCTCGTCGTCGCtgtgactgttttaatttatggACCTTAGTTTCCAGCTGTGGGATATCGGAGTAGTTGGGGAGCCGCCGTGGAATATTCCGGAGCACGTTTTTGAGTTTGTCCCTCTCTACCTGAAAGCGGTGCTCTGCTGCCGTCCTGTATTGTAACAACTTCCGTTCCTGCACGTGGAGTCTCATATCGAGCTGCGAGTTGAGGACGCGCGTCCTCTCCATGCTGCTAGCGTCCAGCTTGTTGAATATATCCGGTATACAAGCGTTGTTGGACGGCGGCGCCACATCCCCACGCCTTTCTGGTAAGAACCAAGCCGCGTCCGTCGACATTAACTTACAGAAAATCACCAACTGAAAAATATCCTTTGAAAACCCGTTTATTCcatgttgatttttatctttCCCACCAATTGTTTCACTGATTTCAATTCGACACTCTATTTCTGAAGCATACACTTAATTAAGtgtaattattaaacattagTTTCAGTCCAGTTTCTAACATTTTCATCAGCTATCCGAATGACTTTAATTAAAATGCAGGACATTATCGAGGCTATTACCATATGTACATGCGCATCTATGCAAATGTTTTTCAGCATaatatttaaatcttaaatataatCTTCTACCATAATGGCTATTTCGTATATTTCAATGAATGCCGATCTTGATTACCTTGCATCCCATGCTTTGgcctaaaaatgaaaatgccgCCTGTCTTTTGATCTCTCTGCCTGATATATACTTACCGATTACCATTCCTATAATTTTACTCAAGAGAATCAACGACATCCATAAGCCTTTTTCATATGCCATACAAAATAAACCTTTCACATTTTATACAATTCGTTCAATTTCACTTAAAAGCCCGCGCATTATTCTAGCTTCAGTCAATAGAGTTATATAGCTTCATTCCTTTTTCTCCATTATAACGTATTATCTACGCACGTCTTTCATTCGCATTTTCCAATCTCCAACCTCTATATTCATAATTTCCGACCTACAAAAGTCATGTAACCTACAACTGGTGTCAATTGAATAGAAAATTgatttgaatacatttaatttgGTACATCAGTTTGTTTGTCGCGTCATCTGATTTACTAAATAAAACC
Coding sequences within:
- the LOC128207899 gene encoding uncharacterized protein LOC128207899, encoding MSTDAAWFLPERRGDVAPPSNNACIPDIFNKLDASSMERTRVLNSQLDMRLHVQERKLLQYRTAAEHRFQVERDKLKNVLRNIPRRLPNYSDIPQLETKVHKLKQSQRRRGQPSNKHDCVFTTTPMDMKGLADDTQGRAFCGRFFSHHFHQHLPVKTRRPR